One segment of Urocitellus parryii isolate mUroPar1 chromosome 5, mUroPar1.hap1, whole genome shotgun sequence DNA contains the following:
- the LOC113195227 gene encoding pulmonary surfactant-associated protein A-like isoform X2: protein MLLCTLALTLTLMAVSGIMINGTEVCVGTPGVPGERGDKGEPGERGLPGLPSYLDEELQTMLQEFRHQILQSMGVLSLQGSMLAVGKKIFSTNGQSFNFDDISESCAKAGGNVAAPRNPEENEAIASIVRKYNTYAYLGLVESNTPGDFRYLDETPVNYTNWYPGEPRGRGRDKCVEMYKDGTWNDKNCLQYRLAICEF, encoded by the exons ATGTTGCTGTGCACTTTGGCCCTCACCCTCACCTTGATGGCAGTTTCTGGCATCATGATCAATGGGACAGAAGTTTGTGTTGGAA CCCCCGGTGTCCCTGGAGAGCGTGGAGACAAGGGGGAGCCTGGTGAAAGGGGTCTTCCAG GACTTCCATCTTATCTAGATGAGGAGCTCCAAACCATGCTTCAGGAATTCAGGCATCAAATCTTGCAGTCAATGGGAG TCCTCAGCTTGCAGGGGTCCATGCTGGCAGTTGGAAAGAAGATCTTCTCCACCAATGGGCAATCGTTCAACTTTGATGACATTAGTGAGTCTTGTGCCAAAGCAGGTGGCAACGTTGCTGCCCCAAGGAATCCAGAGGAGAATGAGGCCATTGCAAGCATTGTGAGGAAGTACAACACTTATGCCTACCTGGGCCTGGTTGAGAGCAACACTCCTGGAGACTTCCGTTACCTGGATGAGACCCCTGTGAACTATACCAACTGGTATCCCGGGGAGCCCAGGGGTCGGGGCAGAGATAAGTGTGTGGAGATGTACAAAGATGGGACATGGAATGATAAGAACTGCCTGCAGTACCGTTTGGCCATCTGTGAGTTTTGA
- the LOC113195227 gene encoding pulmonary surfactant-associated protein A-like isoform X1 produces the protein MLLCTLALTLTLMAVSGIMINGTEVCVGSPGIPGTPGSHGLPGRDGRDGVKGDPGPPGPMGPPGGMPGLPGRDGLTGAPGVPGERGDKGEPGERGLPGLPSYLDEELQTMLQEFRHQILQSMGVLSLQGSMLAVGKKIFSTNGQSFNFDDISESCAKAGGNVAAPRNPEENEAIASIVRKYNTYAYLGLVESNTPGDFRYLDETPVNYTNWYPGEPRGRGRDKCVEMYKDGTWNDKNCLQYRLAICEF, from the exons ATGTTGCTGTGCACTTTGGCCCTCACCCTCACCTTGATGGCAGTTTCTGGCATCATGATCAATGGGACAGAAGTTTGTGTTGGAAGCCCGGGTATCCCTGGCACTCCTGGATCCCATGGCTTGCCAGGCAGAGATGGGAGAGATGGTGTCAAGGGAGACCCTGGACCTCCAG GTCCCATGGGCCCTCCAGGAGGAATGCCAGGTCTCCCTGGGCGTGATGGGTTGACTGGAGCCCCCGGTGTCCCTGGAGAGCGTGGAGACAAGGGGGAGCCTGGTGAAAGGGGTCTTCCAG GACTTCCATCTTATCTAGATGAGGAGCTCCAAACCATGCTTCAGGAATTCAGGCATCAAATCTTGCAGTCAATGGGAG TCCTCAGCTTGCAGGGGTCCATGCTGGCAGTTGGAAAGAAGATCTTCTCCACCAATGGGCAATCGTTCAACTTTGATGACATTAGTGAGTCTTGTGCCAAAGCAGGTGGCAACGTTGCTGCCCCAAGGAATCCAGAGGAGAATGAGGCCATTGCAAGCATTGTGAGGAAGTACAACACTTATGCCTACCTGGGCCTGGTTGAGAGCAACACTCCTGGAGACTTCCGTTACCTGGATGAGACCCCTGTGAACTATACCAACTGGTATCCCGGGGAGCCCAGGGGTCGGGGCAGAGATAAGTGTGTGGAGATGTACAAAGATGGGACATGGAATGATAAGAACTGCCTGCAGTACCGTTTGGCCATCTGTGAGTTTTGA